TCCATGAACCTGCTGTTGAGTGCATAGGCAAAGGCAAATTGCACAAACCATACGAATTCGGCAACAAGGTTGGTATAGCGGTGAGTGGCAGAGGTAATTTCATAGTTGGAATAAAGTCATTTCATGGAAATCCATACGATGGACATACACTATCTGAGATGGTTGATGAGGTGAAAAAGGTTGCAGAAGATCCCAAAAAGATATTTGTGGACCTTGGTTACCGAGGTAATAATTTAAAGTCCAAAAGCAAAGTATATACGCCATATACCAAGAAAAGCCTTAGTTTTGCTGATAAAAAGATGATGAAGCGAAGAAGTGCAATTGAGCCTATAATCGGACATTTGAAGCATTTTGGTCGTCTTGGACGTAATTATCTGCGAGGTATAATAGGAGATATAATAAATCCATTCATATCAGCCATAGGCATGAATCTGAAGGCGATAGAGCGCACCTTATCTGGCTAATCACCTGAATTTAAACATATCAAAATCAAATGCTACAAAGTGGCAATAGAGGACGCATGCTTAAAACGCAGCATTTTGAACGCCTTACAGACATTTTTCCCGTTCTGCCATAAAAAATCACAATAAATTGACACAGGTACCATTACATGAGCAGCAAAACACACAATATAAAGTTGTAACAAGGCATTTCAAAAGCTAAAATCCATACTTTTGGCGGATGGACTATGTAACTGCATACAAAAATGAAGAAGATAGTGCTGCAAGAACATATAAAGTGTCAAACTTCAGCTTATTATCATCATGTATAATAAACATGATGCTGCCAAGTATAATTAATAGCACTAGAAATATATCCAGGTATTTCACCTTGTCCTTAAAAATCGATATAGAAAGAAAAAATGCAAAGACTACCTTAGTGCGACTTAATAAGCTGAAGGTTATCGGCGGGAGCCCAGCAAGACTAACAAACCAAAATAACTCGCTCAGCGCGTTTATTATACTAACTATAAGTAATGCTGGCAAAATAGCTCTTGATATCTTGATTGATAGCTTTTTATATAAAAAACTGCATATTATACAGACACAAAGTGAGCTGCCGAGTGCCATTTCATAGGGCGCCACTTTATTAAGAGCAAATTTTGCGAATAGTATCGAAAATGCAGCAATAAAGCCGAATAAAGATTGATAATCGCGCCATTTTTTACTAGAAAATGCGAATTAATTCCTTTATCTTTGATTGTCATATAAATAACATGCGAATAACATAGTTTATAATTGTCTAGCCATGACTCTAGATATAGAAAAAAACATTTTCAAGGCATATTTGAAAGGTGGTTTAATGTGGCTTCAAACAGCGTTTCGCCATAAATATCTTCGTGATGTCAGCAATGGCAGACGTTACAAATGATCCATATAACACAGAGCAGATGACAAGATTTTTAAATTCTGAATTTTCTGACAAACAACTAACGCGTGTTTCAAAAATAATGAATTTTGAACATTCTAGAATAGCAAGCTTAAATCAATTCATTGTTCCACTCGCCAGCATAAAACTTGAGTGGCAAAAAACTAAAATTATCGCATTAAAAATGCATCATATTGTTTTTTAGTGGCAATAATTATCTTATATTTAACAAGATCTCATGCAATTTAGCAGAAAAAAGAGATGCTATACTTCATGGCAGCATAAAATTGGAAGAAAATAATGAAGTTAGAGTTCTATTAGCAAAAGCACTTCATAAAGCTAGACGCTCTATAATAGAGAATCCCGGCTTATCGCAGCTCTTTATTGCATCTTATTACTATAATGAAACATGTAAATTTAAACCATATTCAGCAGAATTATATCAAGATATTAGGAAAAAATATGGCATTAAGAGTGAGATAAAATCTAAAACACTGTTTCAAAAAGAATGTATAGAAAAAATGCAGGGTATAATATTAGATTGTATTGGATATTAAGTCGTCTTTGCGTCATCACTCTAAGAAGTGGAGGGATTTATATCGGTTGCAAGCATCGGACAAAATTATATACCCGCAAATTAGCGCAGAGCCGTTCTAAAAACTAATTTTTGTACAATAGACCTCTTGCATAACCATATAAATTGATTAAAATCCTTGATTTTATCAAGGATAACATGAAGTTTGAAAACATCAAAGATGAATACGCAGAAGAGTTTCGCAGGCTTACTGGCATTAAACGAGGAACGTTTGAAGTTATACTAAGTATATTAAAAGAAGCTGAAGCTATTTTAAAGTCTCAAGGTGGAAAACCCAATAAATTGGCTTTAGAAGATCGATTACTCATGACGCTTGAGTACTTGCGTGAATACAGGACATATTTTCATATTTCCCGCAGTTATGGAATAAGTGAAAGTGCCTGTTATCGTAATATACGTTGGATTGAAGATACTCTAATTAAAGATAAACGATTTTCACTACCTGGACGTAAAGCATTACTAAAAAGCGATTCTGAATACGAACTTGTGTTAATTGATGCTACTGAAACACCGATAGAACGACCTAAAAAAAACAGAAGCACTTTTATTCGGGAAAAAAGAGGCGACATACTCTAAAAACTCAGCTTATTGTGGATAAAAGGAAAAAAGAAATCATTTGCACTAATTTTTCTAATGGCAAGCGTCATGATTTCAGGTTATTTAAAGAATCCGGAGTTCACATCCACCCTGAGATTAAAGTTCTTACAGATACTGGTTATCAAGGCATTGATAAGTTGCATTATAATTCAGAGTTACCAAAGAAAAAGACAAAAAAGCGACCACTAAGCAGGAAAGATAAAAAGAAAAATCGTCAATTGTCTAGTGAACGTGTTTTAAATGAAAACGTCATAGGCATGATCAAACGATTTAAAATTATCGCTGATCGTTATAGGAACAGAAGAAAACGATTCGGTTTAAGGTTTAATTTACTTGCTGGTATCTATAACTTTGAGCTTTAAATAGGTTATGCAAGAGGTCTATTGAACACTTGTGGCCAATCAATTTTTGACGGATAGACTTATGACAAGCTTAAAAGGCATAGAATGACTAATCGTCAAAAATAAATTTATTATCCATTATTTATCAACCTTTGAGACACTTGCCAATAATGCATCCCAAATAAGCCTACAGCACTACCTAAAACACCACATATCAAACTTGTCACAACCTAAATCTCCAACTATATAACCACTAGTTGCAGTACAAACTACAGCTAATATACTGGAAGTCACGAATGATTTATTATTTGTTCTAAATTTCAGAAATCCTGCAGCAAGAGGTATCAATATCAATGGCTCCCAAAAACTACTTGCTAATAAACCAAGTTCTATTATTCCTTTTCCAGTTAAAGTTAAAAGAATGGCTAGAAAACCTATAATGAAAGTCATAACTTTTGCACTAATTAAAGCCTGCTTTTCTGTTAAAGGCACTAACTTTCTAATTATATCGTGAACAGTGAGTACACTTGTAGTGTTAAGCCATGAATCTGCAGTGGACATTATTACTGCTAAAATTCCTGCTATAATCACACCTTTCAGCCCAATTGATACATAATTTTCAATGAAGTAAACAAACGCAGTACTGGGAGATATATCAGGCGCTTTTGCTTTAATCATAAAGCCAATTGAACATATAATTGCTGCAAGCGGTATATGTAGCATGGCAACAATTTTCATACATTTGGTGAGTTGTACAGTATCTTTGCTTATTAAAAAACGCTGAATAAAAGTACCACAAGATTGCGGAAGCAAATTATAAAACATAAAGCCTAAAAATAGCCAAATATTCTCTTTATTGATATTCAATGTAAACATCTCTTTAGGTAAAGATTGAATTATACCTTCATACTCACCAACGTCATGATATGCAATGGAACATGTTATAGGGATGGCTATCATAAATACAGCGAATTGAAATACATCAGTGATTGCAACCGCATGTATCCCTCCAAATGCTGAATAAATTACCAATGCAGACACGCTAACAATAATAGCAAAAGAATCAGGAATCTTAAAAAAGTAATTTAAAATATAACCCATTGCCGTAGCCTGCAACGCTATAATTGAAGTTGAGACTAATACTGATGCTATGTTAGTAACCCATCTGCCAACTTTTCCGTATAATGATTCCATAATGTCACTAATCGAAATACAGTGACGGAATTGAGATATATTTTTTCCATATACCCAAACCATAATCAACCAGGTTACAGGTACCAACATACGCGCTACTGCGAAAAATACTCCATACATGTAGATCTTTTCTACACTACCCATTGTAAGAGTAGCTCCCATATCAGTAGCAAATAAAGTGGCGACGATAACGATATCAGAAAAACATCCGTTACCTAGAGTATATTCTTTAAGTGTCTTGACTGATTTTGATTTATATAAGCCAATCAATACACATGCTATGAGATAAATTATAACGATTGTCAAATCTACTGTATGCATGTTTAACCTTAATATTATTAGTCAGTTAGATTTATAAATGTAATAACATCAATGTGAAAAATTTGAATAAGCTATCAAATCTATATAACAATCTTTGATTATTTCTTCTTTACAATGCACGAGACTTCATCATCGAATTGAAATAAAAATATGAATAACACCTTGCTTACAGTTGAGATATTCAATCAATGCGTTTTCACTGTTGAAAAAATTTCAATAGTAATTTTTGATAAAAACTCTTGTTATAGTACTGAAACATCCATTCTCAAACACTATGATAACTCCTGTTCGTGCTATATGAGATAAATTTTGTATTTCTATGAGCATGTTTTGATGCTCAAGGTAAAGCACATCGCTTAATGCGGGTAAAGGCATTGCTTTTGCTTGCACGTACTTTTAAAGAACGAGGTTTTGAGAGATTCGTTTTAATATGCTGCTTAAGATGAGCCAGTAAGAAAATCACAGCATGTTCTGAGAATATTTTAGCGTTTAGAGGCAAATTTATAACTTTCACTCTGAATACAACACACAGATTCCTTATGTAGGGTTATTACAAGTTTTTGTATTGTAGCAGAGTCTATGAAATTATAAATATTTAATTAGAATATTAATGCTTTAAGTTGTGATTGCTATGTGCATCAGGAAAATAGAATAGTCTATACGCTAACAATAGATTTGCTGAGCAACTCAATTTTTAACTGACAAACTAATTTAAGTTGAGAGAATAAAAAGGTAAGTACAGTAGAGTATTGCAAGAGTTTTTTATCATGTTTATATCCAACAACATGCAAAAAAATACGCTATTTTTGGTCTATCCGTCAAAAATTACATGTATAAAAATTAGCTTTTAGAACTGCCCTACGCTAATTTTCGGATATATAACTTGCCTATACTTGCAAATACTACTTTAGATACTACCGCTCAAAATACATAAGGTTTTGAGCAATTTTGCCGCTTTTTCTGCTGGATTTATGCGCACCATAAACGCTTGCAATCAAGATAAACCATATGTTCCTTAGAGTTATGACGCAGGCGACTTTATACTGATTATACTATGGTTTATCACTATTAAATTGCAGAATTATAGAAGATAAACTTTGCCATTCTGGAGATTGCAATAATACATCTAGTTCTTTGCCATTTATATTTAAGCTTTTATCATTCTCCAAATCGTTATATGAAATTTTTAAGTCGCAATCATGAGAATTTCTCTCGCAAATAGGATTTAAAGCTTCAAGTAGTGCAGCTCGAAGATTGACAGAAGATTTAATAAGGTCTTGATCTGTTAGCTTCTTATAAAGTGGAGACAATTTATATTCTATATAATCGAGTAAGTTTGTTACTGTTCTTTGAATTGAAGGAGTATATAAACTAAGATGAGTTGTTTTAGTATTCAAATATTTTTGTAATATAGCATTAAGTATATTACCATCTACATTAAATGTACATGACATATTTAAAGGTGCTTTTTGAGAGTACGCATGCTTTAAATCACAAGCAAGCGATATATTCTTTATGTTTAAAATAGGATATAGTACTTCATACAGCTCGCTTCTTGCTGCTTTAAGATTTGGTAACATATTGGAAGCAAATGGGTATAATACATCGAAAGCTTCTGTTAAATAAATATCATTATCACTGTGTTTTTTTGCTGTCAAAATATTTAGGTTTAGCGCGAGAGAGTCAGAACTTACGAGTTTAATATCAAGTTTTTCATTAAAATGCCTATCATTTGCAGTAAGTATTATATCTATATTATAATATTTATTTTGAATCTTTTCAAATTCTTTTATTTCATCACTTTCGAATTCTTTGCGTAAAAGCTTTATAACGAAATCACGTATTTCATTAGTATATTTAGTTTGTACATTCAACTTATAGCGTGCTGGTAGAGATAGTGCAGTTAAATTGGTTACAACTTTATTAAAAGCATCGTCTTCCTGTTGAGTAAAGTTATCACCTAGCATTGTAGTAGCATTAAAAAAGTCTACTTTATTTCGTATAACTGTACATTCAAGCAAATAATCTACATTTTCTATTTCTTGAATAGATTTTGAGTCTCTGCTGAAATTAATATCTTGCGCAGCCCATACTGCATCACCATTTTTTGCATCATACAGTAGTATAGCACCAGACTTTATTGAGATGTTTTGCAGATTGTCATTTGAACTCCGAAAGCTGAGGACAAAGTCATATACTTCTGCTCGTTGAGGTTCATTACTAGAAGATGTGTCAAACGTTTGTAAGTTAAAATCAGATGATATTCTATTCAAGTTTATGATTGGAATATGTCGTATTATAAGAGGTTTTCTAGTTGCGGCAACTAGCTTCAAATCCTTTATATTGCCATAATACCCTTTAAGCAAATCCTCTCTAGCTTCATCTAGGTTATAGGTTAGCTGAAAATCCTCCAACGCAATAGAAAATAGATATTTATTAGACCTCTTGCATAACCTATTTAAAGCTCAAAGTTATAGATACCAGCAAGTAAATTAAACCTTAAACCGAATCGTTTTCTTCTGTTCCTATAACGATCAGCGATAATTTTAAATCGTTTGATCATGCCTATGACGTTTTCATTTAAAACACGTTCACTAGACAATTGACGATTTTTCTTTTTATCTTTCCTGCTTAGTGGTCGCTTTTTTGTCTTTTTCTTTGGTAACTCTGAATTATAATGCAACTTATCAATGCCTTGATAACCAGTATCTGTAAGAACTTTAATCTCAGGGTGGATGTGAACTCCGGATTCTTTAAATAACCTGAAATCATGACGCTTGCCATTAGAAAAATTAGTGCAAATGATTTCTTTTTTCCTTTTATCCACAATAAGCTGAGTTTTTAGAGTATGTCGCCTCTTTTTTCCCGAATAAAAGTGCTTCTGTTTTTTTTAGGTCGTTCTATCGGTGTTTCAGTAGCATCAATTAACACAAGTTCGTATTCAGAATCGCTTTTTAGTAATGCTTTACGTCCAGGTAGTGAAAATCGTTTATCTTTAATTAGAGTATCTTCAATCCAACGTATATTACGATAACAGGCACTTTCACTTATTCCATAACTGCGGGAAATATGAAAATATGTCCTGTATTCACGCAAGTACTCAAGCGTCATGAGTAATCGATCTTCTAAAGCCAATTTATTGGGTTTTCCACCTTGAGACTTTAAAATAGCTTCAGCTTCTTTTAATATACTTAGTATAACTTCAAACGTTCCTCGTTTAATGCCAGTAAGCCTGCGAAACTCTTCTGCGTATTCATCTTTGATGTTTTCAAACTTCATGTTATCCTTGATAAAATCAAGGATTTTAATCAATTTATATGGTTATGCAAGAGGTCTATTGACCTTAATATTGCTATATGAGAGATAAGGCTTCTTTTCTTCTAATGCTGGTATTATATATTGCTTTGTATAATAATCAAAAAGATAAGCGCAGTATTGCCAAAAAAATGCTAAAGAAAGCAGCAAAATACTAGCTATACGAACCACCCAACGCCTTTTCATAAACAAAAATCCCCGATATTTTGTGGCATTATAGCATAGATCTTTTAATAGATCAATTATTATCTGCTTTATGCGTAATTACATTATTATGGCTTGAAATATATATGTAGACGTGTATAAATCTTCATAGAAGAGTATATTATTCAATAAATAAATCAACTGTTTTGGATAATGATATCTTTATGCAAATTTTGCCCTATAATATCGTTTGATTTTGCAAAAATACATTGTTAATTCTTTTTAAGAAATGATTTATGTACAGTAATAACTATGGCACTGCCTTTATAAATGCACGCGCGAGGATTTTAAGGACATGATTCTTTAGAGTACCAGTTCATTTCTGAATCAAATATTATATATATTTGCAAAGAAATTAATGAAGTATATGGAAAATCAGACTAAAAAAAGTCTACACAATGACTTCGCCGGCAATACCATAGAATGACTCTGCGACAATGGCATATATACTCGTCATACTTATGAAATGGTATATGTTCAGAATGTCTTGTAATAAAATTATAAAGCATTATATTTGCAATACAGTCAATTGCTAAAATTATATGAACATCATATATAGCATTAGAATAAGTATACTCCTCATACTTTTTCAAAATTGGTACCTTTCAGGAATTTTTTTGAAGTTTAACTTGTTCATCCGCCAAAAATTGATTCGCTATGCAAATAAATTTTTGTGGAAAAGTGAAATGTGCAAAA
This region of Candidatus Lariskella endosymbiont of Epinotia ramella genomic DNA includes:
- a CDS encoding transposase produces the protein MEKARFQIVELCKDQGISLNDTYAKYYKRGIMKVWKYRDDSKSKKRINQMKKLKSRLGRLIRFCHRGIAKLSLTISPEAAAILEKANMIYNQSVLCKRAKEDYKKENKVLYSFHEPAVECIGKGKLHKPYEFGNKVGIAVSGRGNFIVGIKSFHGNPYDGHTLSEMVDEVKKVAEDPKKIFVDLGYRGNNLKSKSKVYTPYTKKSLSFADKKMMKRRSAIEPIIGHLKHFGRLGRNYLRGIIGDIINPFISAIGMNLKAIERTLSG
- a CDS encoding EamA family transporter, whose product is MAAFSILFAKFALNKVAPYEMALGSSLCVCIICSFLYKKLSIKISRAILPALLIVSIINALSELFWFVSLAGLPPITFSLLSRTKVVFAFFLSISIFKDKVKYLDIFLVLLIILGSIMFIIHDDNKLKFDTLYVLAALSSSFLYAVT
- a CDS encoding IS5 family transposase (programmed frameshift) yields the protein MKFENIKDEYAEEFRRLTGIKRGTFEVILSILKEAEAILKSQGGKPNKLALEDRLLMTLEYLREYRTYFHISRSYGISESACYRNIRWIEDTLIKDKRFSLPGRKALLKSDSEYELVLIDATETPIERPKKKQKHFYSGKKRRHTLKTQLIVDKRKKEIICTNFSNGKRHDFRLFKESGVHIHPEIKVLTDTGYQGIDKLHYNSELPKKKTKKRPLSRKDKKKNRQLSSERVLNENVIGMIKRFKIIADRYRNRRKRFGLRFNLLAGIYNFEL
- a CDS encoding sodium:solute symporter family protein, yielding MHTVDLTIVIIYLIACVLIGLYKSKSVKTLKEYTLGNGCFSDIVIVATLFATDMGATLTMGSVEKIYMYGVFFAVARMLVPVTWLIMVWVYGKNISQFRHCISISDIMESLYGKVGRWVTNIASVLVSTSIIALQATAMGYILNYFFKIPDSFAIIVSVSALVIYSAFGGIHAVAITDVFQFAVFMIAIPITCSIAYHDVGEYEGIIQSLPKEMFTLNINKENIWLFLGFMFYNLLPQSCGTFIQRFLISKDTVQLTKCMKIVAMLHIPLAAIICSIGFMIKAKAPDISPSTAFVYFIENYVSIGLKGVIIAGILAVIMSTADSWLNTTSVLTVHDIIRKLVPLTEKQALISAKVMTFIIGFLAILLTLTGKGIIELGLLASSFWEPLILIPLAAGFLKFRTNNKSFVTSSILAVVCTATSGYIVGDLGCDKFDMWCFR